Proteins encoded in a region of the Haloarcula sp. CBA1129 genome:
- a CDS encoding ferritin-like domain-containing protein: MSITSKRELFDRELQKLYHAEIEILDLHSDLADAAASDEVEAIFGGHEGDTVDQIDRIEAIFAALDMEPREQGSPIMEGLLAEKDQFVLDVEDDDLRDLDVISIGMINERLEITLLDRLILLAGELGLPEPTVSNLQENRSEAQAALERMQQFLEDRRVGQSH, encoded by the coding sequence ATGTCCATCACTTCCAAGCGCGAACTGTTCGACCGGGAACTCCAGAAACTGTATCACGCGGAGATCGAAATTCTCGATCTTCACAGCGATCTCGCCGATGCGGCCGCGAGCGACGAGGTCGAGGCGATATTCGGCGGCCACGAGGGCGATACAGTCGACCAGATCGACCGGATCGAAGCCATCTTCGCAGCACTCGATATGGAACCGCGCGAACAGGGCAGTCCGATCATGGAGGGCTTGCTCGCGGAGAAAGATCAGTTCGTTCTCGATGTCGAAGACGACGACCTCCGGGACTTGGATGTTATCAGCATCGGGATGATCAACGAGCGACTTGAAATCACGCTCCTTGACCGACTGATCCTCTTGGCCGGTGAATTAGGGCTCCCAGAGCCGACCGTATCGAATTTACAGGAGAACCGGTCGGAGGCACAGGCAGCACTCGAACGGATGCAGCAGTTCCTTGAGGATCGCCGTGTGGGACAGTCGCATTGA
- the arsD gene encoding arsenite efflux transporter metallochaperone ArsD, with amino-acid sequence MTELTLYEEAMCCSTGVCGPDPDDELVEVSAALDQLEDEYDVEVVRANMQHNIDQFLNTQRIYDMVQENGPSILPITVVDGDIVAKSEYLSYDELANELSDAQSTPQEA; translated from the coding sequence ATGACTGAACTCACCCTGTACGAAGAAGCGATGTGTTGTTCCACCGGCGTCTGTGGACCGGACCCCGACGACGAACTCGTCGAGGTCAGCGCCGCCCTTGACCAACTCGAAGACGAGTACGATGTTGAGGTAGTGCGGGCGAATATGCAACACAACATCGACCAGTTTCTGAACACCCAGCGCATCTACGATATGGTTCAGGAGAACGGTCCATCGATACTCCCGATTACTGTCGTCGACGGCGACATCGTCGCGAAATCGGAGTATCTCTCCTACGACGAACTCGCGAACGAACTGAGCGACGCGCAGAGTACCCCACAGGAAGCATAA
- the hcsS gene encoding halo-CC-star protein HcsS, whose protein sequence is MLLSTTDEDMLDAAEALGEELAAMQSDVDDFEFETVLIQCNEAISEETGIQYDDICDTDDCC, encoded by the coding sequence GTGCTGTTGAGTACCACCGACGAAGACATGTTAGACGCGGCCGAAGCGCTCGGCGAGGAACTTGCAGCGATGCAGTCCGATGTGGATGACTTCGAGTTCGAGACTGTCCTGATACAGTGCAACGAGGCTATCAGCGAGGAGACAGGGATTCAGTACGACGACATCTGTGACACTGACGATTGCTGTTAA
- a CDS encoding chromate transporter, with protein MSERRFLHALNYTMLLPGPEAQQLSVYLGWLLNGTRGGLIAGWLFVLPGFLSILGLSIFYVTYRELTVVTGLLFGLKAAVLVIVFAAVLGLSRRVFENRPMILLAIAAFIGMYVFNVPFPLIITTAGLIGYLGYRIAPDVFTVVTGYDADATTAVISDAPSVSRPSKRRALVTLVTWLIVWFAPLLVLGVFLGRSNVLVKEGLFFSVVATVSFGGAYAALAYVAQEAVLTYEWLLPGEMLDGLGFAGTTPGPLIQVVQFVGFMGAYRNPGALDPLVAGIAGSLVVTWVTFVPSFLWIFMGAPYIEYLRGRTSITAALSAVTAAVVGVIVNLGLWFAVQTLFESTVVVDSYGMRLLLPVVASVNLPALGIAVLAGVLHLRFDQSVLRTIGVGVIAGIAYELLVVL; from the coding sequence GTGAGCGAACGACGCTTCCTGCACGCGCTCAACTACACGATGCTGTTGCCCGGGCCGGAAGCCCAGCAGCTGTCGGTCTATCTCGGCTGGCTGCTCAACGGCACCAGAGGCGGCCTCATCGCCGGCTGGCTGTTCGTCCTCCCCGGCTTCCTCTCGATCCTGGGCCTGAGCATCTTCTATGTGACCTACCGGGAACTCACGGTCGTCACCGGCCTGCTGTTCGGCCTGAAGGCAGCCGTCCTCGTGATCGTGTTCGCGGCCGTGCTCGGCTTGAGTCGGCGCGTGTTCGAGAACCGCCCGATGATCCTGCTAGCTATCGCTGCGTTCATCGGTATGTACGTTTTCAACGTCCCGTTTCCGCTCATCATCACCACCGCCGGTTTGATCGGCTATCTCGGATACCGAATCGCACCGGACGTGTTCACCGTCGTGACCGGCTACGACGCTGACGCCACCACAGCTGTCATCTCCGATGCGCCGTCTGTCTCCCGGCCGTCGAAACGACGGGCGCTGGTAACGCTGGTCACCTGGCTGATCGTCTGGTTCGCCCCGCTGCTCGTTCTCGGTGTGTTCCTCGGCCGGAGCAACGTCCTCGTCAAGGAGGGACTATTCTTCAGCGTCGTCGCGACGGTCTCATTCGGTGGCGCCTATGCGGCGTTAGCCTACGTCGCTCAAGAGGCCGTGCTCACCTACGAGTGGCTGCTCCCCGGGGAGATGCTCGACGGGCTCGGATTCGCGGGCACGACACCCGGGCCGCTCATCCAGGTCGTCCAGTTTGTCGGCTTCATGGGCGCCTATCGGAACCCCGGCGCGCTGGATCCACTGGTCGCTGGCATCGCGGGCTCACTCGTCGTGACGTGGGTAACCTTCGTCCCCAGTTTCCTGTGGATCTTCATGGGCGCACCGTACATCGAGTACCTTCGTGGGCGGACGTCGATCACGGCCGCACTGTCCGCCGTCACAGCGGCCGTCGTCGGTGTCATCGTGAACCTCGGCCTCTGGTTCGCTGTTCAGACGCTCTTCGAGTCGACCGTCGTCGTCGACAGCTACGGGATGCGACTGTTGCTCCCGGTCGTCGCCTCGGTCAATCTGCCGGCGCTCGGGATCGCAGTACTCGCCGGCGTCCTCCATCTCCGATTCGACCAGAGCGTCCTGCGAACGATTGGAGTTGGTGTCATCGCCGGTATCGCGTACGAACTGCTCGTCGTATTGTGA
- a CDS encoding metalloregulator ArsR/SmtB family transcription factor, whose amino-acid sequence MSSTERLQRYLSEESGSCGDAEVDQRLAELEELDAAAGGPDLESDVSVLSALANETRYKIVRILHIADGELCVCEFSPLLDVSDSAISHALSQLTDAGLLTRRKDGRWRKYRTTARANALLVALDGSRK is encoded by the coding sequence ATGTCATCAACCGAGCGGTTACAACGGTATCTCTCCGAAGAAAGCGGTAGCTGTGGTGATGCGGAAGTGGACCAGCGACTCGCCGAACTCGAAGAACTGGACGCGGCCGCGGGCGGTCCCGATCTTGAATCGGACGTAAGTGTGTTGTCCGCGCTCGCCAATGAAACGCGGTACAAAATCGTCCGGATCTTACACATTGCCGACGGAGAGCTCTGTGTCTGTGAGTTCTCGCCGCTGCTGGATGTCAGCGACAGCGCCATCAGTCACGCGCTCTCCCAGCTCACCGATGCCGGACTCCTGACTCGCCGGAAAGACGGGAGATGGCGGAAATACCGAACGACAGCACGGGCAAACGCGCTGCTGGTCGCACTCGACGGGTCTCGGAAATGA
- the hcsL gene encoding halo-CC-star protein HcsL — translation MSEGQSSEAAVEEQLQTFMQTLTESETYQEFVEASEALEEDSEASALLQEFQQKQRQMQQGGFDQSLMSELQDLKLEMDETDTIQRHREAQEALVELLQETNDVISEQIGQQFAQSTGGGCC, via the coding sequence ATGAGCGAAGGGCAATCCTCTGAGGCCGCCGTTGAAGAGCAACTCCAGACATTCATGCAGACACTCACCGAGTCAGAGACCTATCAAGAGTTCGTTGAGGCCAGCGAAGCCCTTGAAGAGGACTCGGAGGCGTCGGCATTGCTGCAGGAATTCCAGCAAAAACAACGACAGATGCAACAAGGTGGGTTCGACCAATCGCTCATGAGCGAACTCCAGGATCTCAAATTGGAGATGGACGAAACTGACACGATCCAGCGCCACCGCGAAGCGCAGGAAGCGCTTGTCGAACTGCTCCAGGAGACCAACGACGTAATAAGTGAGCAGATCGGTCAGCAGTTCGCCCAGTCAACTGGGGGTGGGTGCTGTTGA
- a CDS encoding ethylbenzene dehydrogenase-related protein, whose protein sequence is MTENWLPAETLKHLDTQVAFNSERVHFRFRWDQPHPGGWIHDMLVYEDGKWRQFADPSPWVTADEHSEHSGFYEDRVSFLLDDGSVKGLEEFGGWLTVHEGMRSLPSEVPESEVQAHDHFGPDGLDKTDIRKYIPQACEGQWWENDWRTIKPQDELEQLKREGVFLDLPMWRAHRSNPKGYGTDHHVLDYRHSDQGRNTYGTQEWGPEDGPDFMWDPAVVESGALDYHEVREGKFPDQQDGTYALELDDAVPFDPAVAEWEGAMIPRRPLRDPEGSAADWKATGVWDDGEWVVEMWRDLQTDHPLDTTQLEPGGVYTWTPAVHHGAGQRWHWVGYPYKLGLGVEPEYAGEQYTAGTTKLVATEFTGGSPDWDRIETYTLPLVFPGLLIWDDLIDDSHPRAADIRNASVTMWELYENAPDSVIG, encoded by the coding sequence ATGACTGAGAATTGGCTTCCAGCGGAGACGCTGAAACACTTAGACACACAGGTTGCTTTCAATTCAGAGCGGGTTCACTTCCGGTTTCGCTGGGACCAGCCCCACCCTGGGGGGTGGATTCACGATATGCTCGTATACGAGGATGGGAAATGGCGGCAGTTCGCAGATCCGTCGCCGTGGGTGACAGCCGACGAGCACTCGGAGCACTCAGGATTCTACGAGGACCGCGTGAGTTTCTTGCTTGACGATGGGTCGGTCAAGGGACTCGAGGAGTTCGGCGGATGGTTGACTGTGCACGAAGGGATGCGGTCGCTGCCTAGTGAAGTACCAGAGTCCGAGGTACAGGCCCACGATCATTTCGGTCCGGACGGCCTCGACAAGACCGATATCCGGAAGTACATCCCACAGGCCTGCGAGGGGCAGTGGTGGGAAAACGACTGGCGGACGATTAAGCCACAAGACGAACTCGAGCAGCTGAAGCGGGAGGGCGTGTTTCTGGACCTTCCGATGTGGCGGGCCCACCGAAGCAACCCGAAGGGATACGGGACAGATCATCACGTCCTCGATTACCGCCACAGCGACCAGGGCCGCAATACGTACGGAACTCAGGAGTGGGGCCCCGAGGATGGTCCCGACTTCATGTGGGACCCGGCGGTGGTGGAGAGTGGGGCACTCGATTATCACGAGGTTCGTGAGGGAAAGTTCCCAGACCAACAGGACGGCACCTATGCACTAGAGCTGGACGACGCGGTCCCGTTTGATCCGGCTGTCGCGGAGTGGGAGGGCGCGATGATCCCACGCCGCCCGCTTCGCGACCCCGAAGGGAGCGCGGCGGACTGGAAGGCGACAGGTGTGTGGGACGACGGCGAGTGGGTCGTCGAGATGTGGCGTGATCTACAGACAGATCATCCGCTGGATACGACACAACTGGAGCCAGGGGGCGTCTACACGTGGACACCGGCAGTCCACCATGGCGCTGGACAGCGCTGGCACTGGGTCGGCTACCCCTACAAGCTCGGGCTGGGTGTCGAACCCGAGTACGCGGGTGAACAGTACACAGCTGGCACGACAAAACTCGTCGCGACCGAGTTCACCGGTGGTTCTCCCGACTGGGACCGGATCGAGACGTATACACTGCCGCTCGTGTTCCCGGGACTGCTCATCTGGGACGACCTTATCGACGACTCCCATCCACGAGCTGCGGACATCCGTAACGCATCGGTCACGATGTGGGAACTCTACGAGAACGCACCCGACTCAGTCATCGGGTAG
- the arsA gene encoding arsenical pump-driving ATPase, with translation MSTHTGARKIVEPSSEDTEFVFFSGKGGVGKSTVSCATATWLADNDYETLLVTTDPAPNLSDIFQQEIGHEVTEINDIGNLSAIEIDPDQAAEEYRQETIEPMRELLDDEQLETVEEQLNSPCVDEIAAFDNFVDFMESPEYDVVVFDTAPTGHTIRLMELPSDWNAELEKGGSTCIGPAASMEDKKTQYERAIDTLQDDEQTTFAFVGKPEDSSLDEIERSASDLSELGINSQLLVVNGYLPESVCDDPFFEGKREDEQAVVERAKTQFDADATATYPLQPGEIAGLDLLSDVGGVIYDGEEATVEIGSATDVDTDQSVNVETLADPESVAEQLTPGEDTRYLFFTGKGGVGKSTVAATSATKLAEAGYQTLVVTTDPAAHLEDIFGEPVGHEPTSVSQANLDAARIDQEKALEEYREQVLSHVQEMYADKEDTELDVEAAIGNVEEELESPCAEEMAALEKFVSYFQEDGYDIVVFDTAPTGHTLRLLELPSDWKGFMDLGSLTKGAAPAKGDQYDEVIETMQDPEQSSFAFVMYPEYTPMMEAYRAAEDLKDQVGIETAFVVANYLLPEEYGDNAFFANRRAQQEKYLGEIKDRFETPMMLAPLRRDEPIGLDELRAFGGEITGLSDLTEREQEVTIS, from the coding sequence ATGAGTACACACACTGGAGCCAGGAAAATCGTCGAACCGAGCAGCGAAGATACCGAATTCGTTTTCTTCAGCGGGAAGGGTGGCGTCGGCAAGAGCACTGTCAGCTGTGCTACGGCGACGTGGTTAGCGGACAACGACTATGAAACACTGCTGGTAACAACTGACCCCGCGCCGAACCTCTCGGACATCTTCCAGCAGGAGATTGGCCACGAGGTGACCGAAATCAACGATATCGGCAACCTCTCGGCCATCGAAATTGACCCGGATCAAGCCGCCGAGGAGTACCGCCAAGAGACCATCGAACCGATGCGGGAACTGCTTGACGACGAACAGCTCGAGACCGTCGAGGAGCAACTCAACAGTCCGTGTGTCGATGAGATCGCGGCCTTCGACAATTTCGTCGACTTCATGGAGTCCCCGGAGTACGACGTGGTCGTCTTCGATACCGCACCGACTGGCCACACCATCCGATTGATGGAACTGCCCTCCGACTGGAACGCCGAACTGGAGAAGGGTGGCTCGACCTGTATCGGCCCTGCCGCCTCGATGGAGGACAAGAAGACCCAGTACGAGCGGGCCATCGACACGCTCCAAGATGACGAGCAGACGACCTTCGCGTTCGTCGGCAAGCCCGAGGACTCCTCGCTCGACGAAATAGAGCGCAGCGCTTCGGACTTGAGCGAACTTGGTATCAACTCACAGCTACTCGTGGTCAACGGCTACCTCCCCGAGTCGGTCTGTGACGACCCCTTTTTCGAGGGGAAACGCGAGGACGAACAGGCGGTCGTCGAGCGGGCGAAGACCCAGTTCGACGCAGACGCCACAGCAACCTATCCACTCCAGCCCGGTGAGATCGCTGGCCTGGATTTGCTCTCTGATGTCGGCGGTGTCATTTACGACGGCGAGGAAGCGACCGTCGAAATTGGCTCTGCCACGGACGTCGACACCGACCAGTCAGTCAACGTCGAGACGCTGGCCGACCCCGAGTCGGTCGCCGAACAGTTGACGCCTGGCGAAGACACTCGCTACCTGTTCTTCACTGGGAAAGGCGGTGTCGGCAAGAGCACCGTCGCCGCGACATCGGCGACGAAGCTCGCGGAGGCCGGCTACCAGACGCTCGTCGTCACGACCGACCCGGCCGCTCATCTCGAAGACATCTTCGGCGAGCCGGTTGGCCACGAACCGACGTCGGTCAGTCAGGCGAATCTCGACGCGGCTCGCATCGACCAAGAGAAGGCCCTCGAAGAGTACCGCGAGCAGGTGCTATCCCACGTCCAGGAAATGTACGCGGACAAGGAGGACACCGAACTGGACGTTGAGGCTGCCATCGGTAACGTCGAGGAAGAGCTGGAGTCACCGTGTGCCGAAGAGATGGCCGCACTGGAGAAGTTCGTGAGCTACTTCCAGGAAGACGGCTACGATATTGTCGTCTTCGACACGGCCCCGACAGGCCACACGCTCCGCCTGCTGGAACTCCCGTCCGACTGGAAGGGCTTCATGGATCTGGGTTCACTGACGAAGGGGGCCGCTCCGGCGAAGGGCGACCAGTACGACGAGGTCATCGAGACGATGCAGGACCCCGAGCAGAGTTCCTTCGCGTTCGTCATGTACCCCGAATACACACCAATGATGGAGGCCTACCGTGCGGCTGAAGACCTCAAAGACCAGGTCGGTATCGAGACAGCCTTCGTCGTCGCGAACTACCTGTTGCCTGAGGAGTACGGCGATAACGCCTTCTTCGCGAATCGGCGAGCTCAGCAGGAAAAATACCTCGGCGAAATCAAGGACCGCTTCGAGACACCGATGATGCTCGCGCCGCTGCGTCGGGACGAACCGATCGGGCTGGACGAACTGCGCGCGTTCGGTGGCGAGATTACCGGTCTCTCGGACCTGACGGAGCGAGAGCAGGAGGTGACCATCTCATGA